The Chloroflexota bacterium genomic interval TTGTCACCGGGTCCGTACAGGTTCACCGGGATGAGGTGCACGACGTTCATGCCGTACTGGGCGCGATACGCCTGGCCCTGGACGAGCAGCATCTTCTTCGCCAGGCCGTATGGGGCGTTCGTCTCCTCCGGATAGCCGGCCCACAGGTCGTCCTCGCGGAAGGGCACCGGGGTGAACTTCGGGTAGGCGCAGACCGTCCCGATCGTGACGAACTTCCGCACCCCGGCGAGCCGGGCGGCCTCGATCAGCTGGAGACCCATGATCGCGTTGTCGTAGAAGAACCGGCCCGGATTGGCGCGGTTGGCGCCGATCCCTCCGACCACGGCGGCGAGGTGGATGATGACGTCCGGCCGTGCCTCGCGGAGGGCACGCTCGATCGCGCCTCGATCGCGGAGATCGTAGTCGTGACTGCGTGGGACGAAGACATCCGCCGCGCCTGCCGGCCGCAGCCGCTCGACGACGCGCTGGCCGAGGAAGCCGGCGCCGCCGGTCACCATGATCCGGCTCCCGTCGAGCGAGCTCACGCTCCCGATCCAGAGGCGGCGCTGAGATGGGTCGCCGGGTCCAGCCCGGCGGCCTGCAGATCAGCCTCGAGCATCAGCCGAATGAGATCGCGGAAGCGCGTCTTCGGGCGCCAGCCGAGCAGGGTCGAGGCCTTCGTGGCGTCACCGCACAGCTCGTCCACCTCCGTCGGTCGGAAGTATCGCGGGTCGATCTCGACATGATCGCGCCAATCGCGCCCGACGAGCTCAAAGGCAGTCTCGACGAATTCGCGGACCGAGTGCATCTCGCCGGTGGCGATGACGTAGTCGTCCGGCGCGTTGCGCTGGAGCATGAGCCACATTGCCTCCACGTATTCGGGCGCGTATCCCCAGTCCCGCCGCGCATCGAGGTTCCCGAGGTAGATCTGACGTTCCTGACCGGCGAGGATGGCGGCGATCCCTCGCGTGACCTTGCGCGTGACGAAGGTGGGTCCCCGGCGCGGTGACTCGTGGTTGAAGAGGATCCCATTGCAGGCGAACGTGCCGTAGGCCTCCCGGTACTGGATCGTCATCCAGTGGGCGAAGAGTTTGGCCACCGCGTACGGACTCCGCGGATAGAACGAGGTCGTCTCCCGCTGCGGTGTCTCGGTGACGCGGCCGAACATCTCGCTGGATCCGGCCTGGTAGAACCGGATCGGCCAGTCTGCCCATCGGATGGCCTCCAGAAGCCGGAGTGTCCCCATCCCCGCGGTGTCGGCGGTGAACTCCGGCATCTCGAAGGACACCGCGACGTGACTCTGTGCGCCGAGGTTGTAGACCTCGTCAGGCTTGATCCGGTTGAGCGTGTTGATGAGCGACGAAGGGTCCGTGAGGTCCGCGTAATACAGGAAGAGCCGGAGGTCCGGATCGTGCGGATCGCGGTAGATGTGATCGATCCGCGACGTGGAGAACGTGCTCGATCGCCGGATCAGCCCGTGGACCTCGTAGCCCTTCGCGAGCAGGAACTCGGCGAGATACGAGCCGTCCTGGCCGGTGATGCCCGTGACCAGGGCGCGACGCCGTGGTCCTATCGCTCTGTTCCCCGGGCCGCAGCCGGTCCCCGCGCGACGGCCTGCGCCTGCGCCGAGGTCTGCCGCCGACCCTCGTCGAAATAGCCGTAGGCATTCGCGACACGAGCGGTCCTGGCTCGATTGACCGCTGACCCGATCAGCCGTGCTCCCACCTTGGCGAGGGCCTCGCACGACTGTCGGACCGCCTTCCTGGAGGTTCGACCGACATCGACGACGAGGATCGTGCCGTCGACATGCCCGGCAAGGATCGCCGCATCGGTGACGACATTGACGGGCGGACTGTCGATGACGACGACATCGGCACTCTTCACCAGCTGGGCGAAGATCTCCCGCATCCGCGCTGAAGCGAGCAGCTCCGCCGGGTTCGGGGGCGGCGGCCCGCTCGTCACGATCCGAAGATTGGCGTCCTCGGTCCCGAACGCCACGTCGTCCACACTGTCGCCGTCCGACCCC includes:
- a CDS encoding GDP-L-fucose synthase; translation: MVTGGAGFLGQRVVERLRPAGAADVFVPRSHDYDLRDRGAIERALREARPDVIIHLAAVVGGIGANRANPGRFFYDNAIMGLQLIEAARLAGVRKFVTIGTVCAYPKFTPVPFREDDLWAGYPEETNAPYGLAKKMLLVQGQAYRAQYGMNVVHLIPVNLYGPGDNFDPASSHVIPALIMKFVEARTAGLPEVEVWGTGQASREFLYVDDAAEAIVAGAAAYDEPEPINLGVGHEITIRDLVEIIRRMVGFEGDIRWDPTKPDGQPRRALDTSRARDRLGFVAGTPFEVGLRRTIDWYEHRRIRDRATAAGDRDAP
- the gmd gene encoding GDP-mannose 4,6-dehydratase; amino-acid sequence: MGPRRRALVTGITGQDGSYLAEFLLAKGYEVHGLIRRSSTFSTSRIDHIYRDPHDPDLRLFLYYADLTDPSSLINTLNRIKPDEVYNLGAQSHVAVSFEMPEFTADTAGMGTLRLLEAIRWADWPIRFYQAGSSEMFGRVTETPQRETTSFYPRSPYAVAKLFAHWMTIQYREAYGTFACNGILFNHESPRRGPTFVTRKVTRGIAAILAGQERQIYLGNLDARRDWGYAPEYVEAMWLMLQRNAPDDYVIATGEMHSVREFVETAFELVGRDWRDHVEIDPRYFRPTEVDELCGDATKASTLLGWRPKTRFRDLIRLMLEADLQAAGLDPATHLSAASGSGA